The following proteins come from a genomic window of Stigmatopora nigra isolate UIUO_SnigA chromosome 9, RoL_Snig_1.1, whole genome shotgun sequence:
- the eif4g1a gene encoding eukaryotic translation initiation factor 4 gamma 1a isoform X5 produces the protein MNKPPQPITGPPSVPNPAPSPGLTQATYGPGQPQSLVFATPPPQMNSAPQPRQFAAGPRTLHQQGGYRALQGYYSNRPALATSAPRVQTSSGPRSVGPTHVYPAGSQMMMIPQQQLSFASSPQGYFLPGQYRAPYMPPTQPYPVTSGTAAYYAGTSPAEYPGFAGAYYTGQSPYTPSVQSAPVMINPPQQQQPAPPPQQPPAPPQGPPKRERKPITIRDPTRGGRDITEEIMSGGRSTSTPTPPQANITEGGSAQTNGEVIPPATDPTRRDDNAEHVASVETPPPLSTTSPESTFEATPEVDIDTVAAEELESPDPVPALEEPVQMVDDQPDPALIPPAATASSSSTEVEVVDSQVSDTVDAPVGPSPPMAQEEKAQASPDPCKKMPEKQQVEEVQVMTEKEGPTEIALAEPVAEVAQAVNPVPTKPEEMPPKVIPDLPQLSVAPQEPESPLPNGLPQDVEELAEEDTTPCDQPDISQSQESTPVAKTTVPVVEELEVKEAEVVAVEEKKEEVVKVAKSEDVSPAPIAVSCPVEESAMQAATSVPKKRRNMKEINKKEAIGDLLDAFTEEQVAKPAPEPSVTPAEPIVVAPAEPSPEVVDETWEEKEDKQNAEPDTKSESADKKYQYKEEQWKPIDPEEKKRYDRKFLLGFQFISASMNKPEGLPSIDDVVLDKVNKTPLRPADPGRLMNVRTDFTPSYVENMGSRSVGGMRGPVPGPRRSQQGPRKEHRKLITSMSLSDDVQLNKAENAWKPSTRKAPKGRADEDVAATTANDEDLTPEQVVTQEILKRLRSILNKLTPQKFQDLMNRVKELTIDTEERLKGAIDLIFEKAILEPSFSVAYANMCRCLTGLKVPTTEKPGYNVTFRKLLLNRCQKEFEKDQDDDEFLDKKQKEMEAAKEGEERERMRVELEEARDKARRRSLGNIKFIGELFKLKMLTEAIMHDCVLKLLKHHDEESLECLCRLLSTIGKDLDFEKAKPRMDQYFTQMEKIINERKTSSRIRFMLQDVLDLKKCNWVPRRGDQGPKTIDQIHKDAEMEEHREQIKVQQQLMSKKDTGGRMGGGMGGRGPHSSGGGRGSQPQDEGWNTVPISKRFYDSSRLKLSKHDNLDLSNQRLAPSGKSWGKGSSGGMGVKTATADQDSRPTTSNNRFGALQQSSSISSDSDRRSSQRSSSSRERGGDRERADRDRERFDRDDRSSRTQNTKRSFSRETEERGGRGGDNRPSAEPMRRVASMTDSRDRGSRDRGSRDRSSRDRGSRDRSSRDRGSRDRGPSKELPAKRESAPAPPPSLPEPAMSEEAMEKKSTAIVDEFLHINDFNEAIRCVEELKSSSALLYVFVRRGMEQTLARSSKARDLIGTLLPKLTMAGALPIPQYFKGLSQILELAEDMAIDIPHIWLYLAEIITPTLLEGSIPMGTLFREISKPLLPQGKAGVLLVQILHLLCKGMTQSKVGALWQEAGLNWTDFLPKDDDVNKFVTDKKVEFTTGEGQSKENTKKALSGNELRQELERLLRDEASDQRIKDWVEANLDVQQRSSNQFLRALMTAVCQLAITADPHKVGAPLILSRVSLLKHFLSDEQKELEGLYALQALMVQMEHPANLLRTFFDKLYDADVISESVFNKWESSKDPAEQNGKGVALKSVTTFFTWLRSPEEECDKD, from the exons ATGAATAAACCACCACAGCCTATAACGGGACCGCCCTCTGTCCCAAACCCCGCCCCTTCCCCCGGATTGACGCAG GCCACTTACGGACCTGGGCAACCTCAGTCTCTTGTTTTTGCCACACCTCCCCCACAAATGAACTCAGCACCTCAGCCAAGACAG TTTGCCGCAGGGCCCCGTACGTTACACCAACAG GGTGGATACAGAGCGCTACAG GGCTACTATTCAAACCGTCCAGCACTGGCCACCAGTGCGCCGAGGGTCCAAACGAGCAGCGGTCCTAGATCCGTTGGACCCACCCATGTCTATCCGGCGGGCTCCCAGATGATGATGATCCCCCAGCAGCAGCTCTCATTCGCCAGCTCGCCGCAGGGTTACTTCCTTCCTGGACAG TACCGTGCCCCTTATATGCCACCTACTCAGCCGTATCCTGTGACTAGCGGTACTGCTGCCTACTATGCGGGAACCAGCCCTGCTGAATATCCTGGCTTTG CAGGAGCATACTATACGGGTCAGTCGCCATACACGCCGTCTGTCCAGTCTGCACCGGTCATGATCAACCCTCCCCAGCAACAGCAACCAGCACCCCCTCCCCAGCAACCGCCAGCGCCGCCACAAGGCCCACCAAAGAGGGAACGTAAACCG ATCACAATACGAGACCCTACTCGGGGTGGCCGAGATATCACAGAGGAAATCATGTCTGGCGGAAGGTCCACCTCTACACCAACTCCACCGCAG GCCAACATCACGGAAGGCGGATCTGCGCAGACTAATGGTGAGGTCATTCCACCTGCTACGGACCCAACAAGACGAG ATGATAATGCAGAGCATGTTGCCAGTGTCGAGACCCCACCACCTCTATCAACCACAAGCCCTGAGTCCACGTTTGAGGCCACACCAGAAGTGGATATCGACACTGTGGCGGCTGAAGAATTGGAGTCCCCGGACCCTGTCCCGGCTCTCGAGGAACCCGTGCAAATGGTAGACGACCAGCCTGATCCCGCTCTCATCCCTCCTGCTGCGacggcctcctcctcctcaactGAGGTTGAAGTAGTGGACTCTCAGGTCAGCGACACGGTAGATGCTCCCGTAGGCCCATCGCCTCCGATGGCACAAGAGGAGAAAGCACAGGCGTCCCCAGATCCGTGCAAGAAGATGCCAGAAAAGCAACAAGTCGAGGAGGTGCAAGTGATGACAGAAAAGGAAGGGCCCACAGAAATTGCATTGGCAGAGCCTGTTGCTGAAGTTGCACAAGCAGTTAACCCCGTTCCTACAAAACCAGAGGAAATGCCTCCAAAAGTGATACCTGACCTGCCTCAGCTTTCAGTTGCGCCGCAAGAGCCCGAATCTCCTCTCCCCAATGGCCTCCCTCAGGACGTAGAAGAACTCGCTGAGGAAGACACTACACCCTGTGATCAGCCAGATATTTCTCAATCTCAGGAATCTACACCTGTGGCTAAAACTACAGTGCCAGTGGTGGAAGAATTGGAGGTCAAGGAGGCAGAGGTGGTGGCGGTGGAAGAGAAAAAGGAGGAAGTAGTCAAGGTGGCAAAAAGTGAGGACGTTTCACCTGCTCCCATCGCTGTCAGTTGTCCTGTTGAAGAATCCGCTATGCaag CTGCTACATCTGTGCCAAAGAAGAGGAGGAATATGAAggaaatcaacaaaaaagaGGCCATCGGCGACCTCCTCGATGCCTTCACAGAG GAGCAGGTTGCCAAGCCAGCCCCGGAACCCTCAGTCACTCCAGCGGAACCAATTGTCGTGGCTCCAGCTGAACCTTCTCCTGAGGTCGTAGATGAGACCTGGGAAGAGAAAGAGGACAAGCAGAATGCAGAACCGGACACAAAATCAGAGTCCGCTGACAAGAAATATCAGTACAAGGAAG AGCAATGGAAGCCTATAGACCCCGAAGAAAAGAAACGCTATGACCGAAAATTCCTCCTGGGCTTCCAGTTCATCAGTGCCAGCATGAACAAACCGGAAGGACTGCCTTCTATCGATGATGTGGTCCTGGACAAG GTAAACAAGACTCCACTGCGGCCGGCCGACCCAGGCCGATTGATGAATGTAAGGACAGATTTTACCCCTTCGTATGTGGAGAACATGGGCAGCAGATCAGTGGGAGGAATGCGTGGACCA GTCCCCGGGCCACGGCGATCCCAGCAGGGTCCGCGGAAGGAGCACCGCAAACTCATCACCAGCATGTCGCTCAGTGACGACGTGCAGCTAAACAAGGCAGAGAATGCCTGGAAGCCCTCGACGAGAAAAGCCCCCAAAGGCCGAGCCGACGAAGACGTGGCGGCCACTACAGCAAATGATGAAGACCTTACCCCCGAGCAAGTCGTGACGCAAGAAATCTTGAAGCGATTGCGCAGTATCCTCAACAAACTCACGCCGCAGAAGTTCCAGGATCTGATGAATCGGGTGAAGGAGCTGACCATAGACACGGAAGAGAGACTGAAAGGCGCCATTGACCTCATCTTCGAGAAAGCCATCTTGGAGCCCAGCTTTTCCGTAGCCTATGCCAACATGTGCCGCTGCCTTACTGGG TTGAAAGTCCCCACCACGGAAAAACCTGGATACAATGTGACCTTCCGCAAACTGCTGCTCAACCGCTGTCAGAAAGAGTTTGAGAAGGACCAAGACGATGACGAGTTCTTggacaaaaagcaaaaagagaTGGAGGCTGCCAAAGAA GGCGAAGAGCGTGAGCGCATGCGCGTTGAGCTGGAGGAAGCCCGAGACAAGGCTAGGCGTCGCTCGCTGGGCAACATCAAGTTCATCGGCGAGCTCTTTAAGCTGAAGATGTTGACGGAAGCCATCATGCACGACTGTGTGTTGAAACTACTGAAGCATCATGATGAAGAGTCTTTGGAGTGTCTTTGCAGGCTTCTCTCCACtattggcaaagacctggactTTGAAAAAGCCAAG CCTCGTATGGACCAGTATTTCACTCAAATGGAAAAGATCATCAATGAGAGAAAAACATCATCCCGAATCCGCTTCATGCTTCAAGATGTCTTGGACCTCAAAAAG TGCAACTGGGTGCCCCGTAGAGGAGATCAGGGTCCTAAAACCATTGACCAGATCCACAAGGATGCAGAGATGGAAGAGCACAGGGAGCAAATCAAAGTCCAGCAGCAGCTCATGTCTAAAAAGGACACGGGAGGCAGGATGGGAGGAGGAATGGGCGGCCGAGGACCTCACTCATCGGGAGGGGGCCGAGGCAGCCAGCCCCAGGATGAGGGCTGGAACACGGTGCCCATCTCAAAGAGATTCTATGACTCTTCCCGACTCAAACTCTCTAAG CACGACAATCTGGACCTCAGCAATCAGCGGTTGGCTCCTTCTGGCAAAAGTTGGGGCAAAGGCAGTAGTGGAGGAATGGGTGTCAAAACTGCAACAGCAGACCAGG ACTCTCGCCCTACCACCAGCAACAACCGCTTTGGTGCCCTCCAGCAGTCCAGCTCCATATCCTCCGACTCTGATCGTAGAAGTTCTCAGAG GTCTAGCTCCAGCCGCGAACGAGGCGGCGATAGGGAGCGGGCGGATCGAGACCGTGAACGTTTCGACCGTGACGACCGGAGCAGCCGGACCCAAAACACCAAGCGGAGCTTTAGCAGAGAAACGGAGGAGCGCGGCGGGAGGGGTGGCGATAACCGGCCCTCTGCTGAGCCCATGCGGCGCGTGGCCAGCATGACGGACAGCCGCGACCGGGGTAGCAGAGATCGTGGCAGCAGAGATCGCAGCAGCAGAGACCGAGGAAGCAGAGATCGCAGCAGCAGAGACAGGGGAAGCCGAGACAGAGGTCCAAGCAAAGAGCTACCGG CCAAGCGCGAGAGTGCCCCCGCACCTCCTCCTTCACTTCCCGAACCAGCAATGTCAGAAGAGGCGATGGAGAAGAAATCCACGGCCATCGTTGACGAGTTTCTCCACATCAACGATTTTAAT GAGGCAATCCGGTGTGTGGAAGAGCTGAAAAGCAGCAGTGCGTTACTCTACGTGTTTGTGCGAAGGGGCATGGAGCAGACACTGGCACGCAGCAGCAAAGCGCGTGATCTCATTGGCACACTGCTGCCTAAACTCACCATGGCTGGAGCCTTGCCTATTCCGCAGTATTTCAAAGG GCTCTCACAGATCCTGGAGCTCGCTGAAGACATGGCAATAGACATTCCCCACATCTGGCTCTACTTGGCTGAAATCATTACCCCTACTCTCCTAGAGGGTAGCATCCCTATGGGGACACTCTTCAG GGAGATCTCAAAGCCTCTCCTACCACAGGGGAAGGCTGGTGTGCTACTGGTGCAAATCCTCCATTTGCTTTGCAAAGGAATG ACTCAAAGTAAGGTCGGGGCCCTGTGGCAAGAGGCAGGTTTGAACTGGACCGACTTCCTGCCCAAGGATGATGACGTCAATAAGTTTGTCACTGACAAG AAAGTGGAGTTCACAACTGGAGAGGGTCAGTCCAAGGAGAACACCAAGAAAGCACTGAGCGGAAATGAGCTCAGGCAAGAATTGGAGCGCCTCCTCCGCGATGAGGCTAGCGACCAGCGCATCAAAGACTGGGTGGAG GCCAATCTGGATGTGCAGCAGAGGTCCTCCAACCAGTTTCTACGTGCGCTCATGACTGCCGTGTGCCAGTTGGCCATCACAG CTGACCCGCATAAGGTGGGTGCGCCGCTGATCCTTAGCCGAGTCTCCCTGCTGAAGCACTTCCTGAGCGACGAGCAGAAAGAGCTGGAGGGGCTGTACGCCTTGCAGGCCCTCATGGTGCAAATGGAGCATCCTGCGA
- the eif4g1a gene encoding eukaryotic translation initiation factor 4 gamma 1a isoform X1, whose amino-acid sequence MNKPPQPITGPPSVPNPAPSPGLTQATYGPGQPQSLVFATPPPQMNSAPQPRQFAAGPRTLHQQGGYRALQGYYSNRPALATSAPRVQTSSGPRSVGPTHVYPAGSQMMMIPQQQLSFASSPQGYFLPGQYRAPYMPPTQPYPVTSGTAAYYAGTSPAEYPGFEPSLAARERRGGGGRGGGRENGRLSLHGAPLTSQRYPAGAYYTGQSPYTPSVQSAPVMINPPQQQQPAPPPQQPPAPPQGPPKRERKPITIRDPTRGGRDITEEIMSGGRSTSTPTPPQANITEGGSAQTNGEVIPPATDPTRRDDNAEHVASVETPPPLSTTSPESTFEATPEVDIDTVAAEELESPDPVPALEEPVQMVDDQPDPALIPPAATASSSSTEVEVVDSQVSDTVDAPVGPSPPMAQEEKAQASPDPCKKMPEKQQVEEVQVMTEKEGPTEIALAEPVAEVAQAVNPVPTKPEEMPPKVIPDLPQLSVAPQEPESPLPNGLPQDVEELAEEDTTPCDQPDISQSQESTPVAKTTVPVVEELEVKEAEVVAVEEKKEEVVKVAKSEDVSPAPIAVSCPVEESAMQAATSVPKKRRNMKEINKKEAIGDLLDAFTEEQVAKPAPEPSVTPAEPIVVAPAEPSPEVVDETWEEKEDKQNAEPDTKSESADKKYQYKEEQWKPIDPEEKKRYDRKFLLGFQFISASMNKPEGLPSIDDVVLDKVNKTPLRPADPGRLMNVRTDFTPSYVENMGSRSVGGMRGPVPGPRRSQQGPRKEHRKLITSMSLSDDVQLNKAENAWKPSTRKAPKGRADEDVAATTANDEDLTPEQVVTQEILKRLRSILNKLTPQKFQDLMNRVKELTIDTEERLKGAIDLIFEKAILEPSFSVAYANMCRCLTGLKVPTTEKPGYNVTFRKLLLNRCQKEFEKDQDDDEFLDKKQKEMEAAKEGEERERMRVELEEARDKARRRSLGNIKFIGELFKLKMLTEAIMHDCVLKLLKHHDEESLECLCRLLSTIGKDLDFEKAKPRMDQYFTQMEKIINERKTSSRIRFMLQDVLDLKKCNWVPRRGDQGPKTIDQIHKDAEMEEHREQIKVQQQLMSKKDTGGRMGGGMGGRGPHSSGGGRGSQPQDEGWNTVPISKRFYDSSRLKLSKHDNLDLSNQRLAPSGKSWGKGSSGGMGVKTATADQDSRPTTSNNRFGALQQSSSISSDSDRRSSQRSSSSRERGGDRERADRDRERFDRDDRSSRTQNTKRSFSRETEERGGRGGDNRPSAEPMRRVASMTDSRDRGSRDRGSRDRSSRDRGSRDRSSRDRGSRDRGPSKELPAKRESAPAPPPSLPEPAMSEEAMEKKSTAIVDEFLHINDFNEAIRCVEELKSSSALLYVFVRRGMEQTLARSSKARDLIGTLLPKLTMAGALPIPQYFKGLSQILELAEDMAIDIPHIWLYLAEIITPTLLEGSIPMGTLFREISKPLLPQGKAGVLLVQILHLLCKGMTQSKVGALWQEAGLNWTDFLPKDDDVNKFVTDKKVEFTTGEGQSKENTKKALSGNELRQELERLLRDEASDQRIKDWVEANLDVQQRSSNQFLRALMTAVCQLAITADPHKVGAPLILSRVSLLKHFLSDEQKELEGLYALQALMVQMEHPANLLRTFFDKLYDADVISESVFNKWESSKDPAEQNGKGVALKSVTTFFTWLRSPEEECDKD is encoded by the exons ATGAATAAACCACCACAGCCTATAACGGGACCGCCCTCTGTCCCAAACCCCGCCCCTTCCCCCGGATTGACGCAG GCCACTTACGGACCTGGGCAACCTCAGTCTCTTGTTTTTGCCACACCTCCCCCACAAATGAACTCAGCACCTCAGCCAAGACAG TTTGCCGCAGGGCCCCGTACGTTACACCAACAG GGTGGATACAGAGCGCTACAG GGCTACTATTCAAACCGTCCAGCACTGGCCACCAGTGCGCCGAGGGTCCAAACGAGCAGCGGTCCTAGATCCGTTGGACCCACCCATGTCTATCCGGCGGGCTCCCAGATGATGATGATCCCCCAGCAGCAGCTCTCATTCGCCAGCTCGCCGCAGGGTTACTTCCTTCCTGGACAG TACCGTGCCCCTTATATGCCACCTACTCAGCCGTATCCTGTGACTAGCGGTACTGCTGCCTACTATGCGGGAACCAGCCCTGCTGAATATCCTGGCTTTG AGCCCTCTCTTGCTGCGAGGGAGAGGCGGGGTGGCGGGGGGAGAGGCGGCGGCCGAGAGAACGGCCGTCTCTCTCTCCACGGTGCTCCTCTCACCTCCCAGCGCTACCCTG CAGGAGCATACTATACGGGTCAGTCGCCATACACGCCGTCTGTCCAGTCTGCACCGGTCATGATCAACCCTCCCCAGCAACAGCAACCAGCACCCCCTCCCCAGCAACCGCCAGCGCCGCCACAAGGCCCACCAAAGAGGGAACGTAAACCG ATCACAATACGAGACCCTACTCGGGGTGGCCGAGATATCACAGAGGAAATCATGTCTGGCGGAAGGTCCACCTCTACACCAACTCCACCGCAG GCCAACATCACGGAAGGCGGATCTGCGCAGACTAATGGTGAGGTCATTCCACCTGCTACGGACCCAACAAGACGAG ATGATAATGCAGAGCATGTTGCCAGTGTCGAGACCCCACCACCTCTATCAACCACAAGCCCTGAGTCCACGTTTGAGGCCACACCAGAAGTGGATATCGACACTGTGGCGGCTGAAGAATTGGAGTCCCCGGACCCTGTCCCGGCTCTCGAGGAACCCGTGCAAATGGTAGACGACCAGCCTGATCCCGCTCTCATCCCTCCTGCTGCGacggcctcctcctcctcaactGAGGTTGAAGTAGTGGACTCTCAGGTCAGCGACACGGTAGATGCTCCCGTAGGCCCATCGCCTCCGATGGCACAAGAGGAGAAAGCACAGGCGTCCCCAGATCCGTGCAAGAAGATGCCAGAAAAGCAACAAGTCGAGGAGGTGCAAGTGATGACAGAAAAGGAAGGGCCCACAGAAATTGCATTGGCAGAGCCTGTTGCTGAAGTTGCACAAGCAGTTAACCCCGTTCCTACAAAACCAGAGGAAATGCCTCCAAAAGTGATACCTGACCTGCCTCAGCTTTCAGTTGCGCCGCAAGAGCCCGAATCTCCTCTCCCCAATGGCCTCCCTCAGGACGTAGAAGAACTCGCTGAGGAAGACACTACACCCTGTGATCAGCCAGATATTTCTCAATCTCAGGAATCTACACCTGTGGCTAAAACTACAGTGCCAGTGGTGGAAGAATTGGAGGTCAAGGAGGCAGAGGTGGTGGCGGTGGAAGAGAAAAAGGAGGAAGTAGTCAAGGTGGCAAAAAGTGAGGACGTTTCACCTGCTCCCATCGCTGTCAGTTGTCCTGTTGAAGAATCCGCTATGCaag CTGCTACATCTGTGCCAAAGAAGAGGAGGAATATGAAggaaatcaacaaaaaagaGGCCATCGGCGACCTCCTCGATGCCTTCACAGAG GAGCAGGTTGCCAAGCCAGCCCCGGAACCCTCAGTCACTCCAGCGGAACCAATTGTCGTGGCTCCAGCTGAACCTTCTCCTGAGGTCGTAGATGAGACCTGGGAAGAGAAAGAGGACAAGCAGAATGCAGAACCGGACACAAAATCAGAGTCCGCTGACAAGAAATATCAGTACAAGGAAG AGCAATGGAAGCCTATAGACCCCGAAGAAAAGAAACGCTATGACCGAAAATTCCTCCTGGGCTTCCAGTTCATCAGTGCCAGCATGAACAAACCGGAAGGACTGCCTTCTATCGATGATGTGGTCCTGGACAAG GTAAACAAGACTCCACTGCGGCCGGCCGACCCAGGCCGATTGATGAATGTAAGGACAGATTTTACCCCTTCGTATGTGGAGAACATGGGCAGCAGATCAGTGGGAGGAATGCGTGGACCA GTCCCCGGGCCACGGCGATCCCAGCAGGGTCCGCGGAAGGAGCACCGCAAACTCATCACCAGCATGTCGCTCAGTGACGACGTGCAGCTAAACAAGGCAGAGAATGCCTGGAAGCCCTCGACGAGAAAAGCCCCCAAAGGCCGAGCCGACGAAGACGTGGCGGCCACTACAGCAAATGATGAAGACCTTACCCCCGAGCAAGTCGTGACGCAAGAAATCTTGAAGCGATTGCGCAGTATCCTCAACAAACTCACGCCGCAGAAGTTCCAGGATCTGATGAATCGGGTGAAGGAGCTGACCATAGACACGGAAGAGAGACTGAAAGGCGCCATTGACCTCATCTTCGAGAAAGCCATCTTGGAGCCCAGCTTTTCCGTAGCCTATGCCAACATGTGCCGCTGCCTTACTGGG TTGAAAGTCCCCACCACGGAAAAACCTGGATACAATGTGACCTTCCGCAAACTGCTGCTCAACCGCTGTCAGAAAGAGTTTGAGAAGGACCAAGACGATGACGAGTTCTTggacaaaaagcaaaaagagaTGGAGGCTGCCAAAGAA GGCGAAGAGCGTGAGCGCATGCGCGTTGAGCTGGAGGAAGCCCGAGACAAGGCTAGGCGTCGCTCGCTGGGCAACATCAAGTTCATCGGCGAGCTCTTTAAGCTGAAGATGTTGACGGAAGCCATCATGCACGACTGTGTGTTGAAACTACTGAAGCATCATGATGAAGAGTCTTTGGAGTGTCTTTGCAGGCTTCTCTCCACtattggcaaagacctggactTTGAAAAAGCCAAG CCTCGTATGGACCAGTATTTCACTCAAATGGAAAAGATCATCAATGAGAGAAAAACATCATCCCGAATCCGCTTCATGCTTCAAGATGTCTTGGACCTCAAAAAG TGCAACTGGGTGCCCCGTAGAGGAGATCAGGGTCCTAAAACCATTGACCAGATCCACAAGGATGCAGAGATGGAAGAGCACAGGGAGCAAATCAAAGTCCAGCAGCAGCTCATGTCTAAAAAGGACACGGGAGGCAGGATGGGAGGAGGAATGGGCGGCCGAGGACCTCACTCATCGGGAGGGGGCCGAGGCAGCCAGCCCCAGGATGAGGGCTGGAACACGGTGCCCATCTCAAAGAGATTCTATGACTCTTCCCGACTCAAACTCTCTAAG CACGACAATCTGGACCTCAGCAATCAGCGGTTGGCTCCTTCTGGCAAAAGTTGGGGCAAAGGCAGTAGTGGAGGAATGGGTGTCAAAACTGCAACAGCAGACCAGG ACTCTCGCCCTACCACCAGCAACAACCGCTTTGGTGCCCTCCAGCAGTCCAGCTCCATATCCTCCGACTCTGATCGTAGAAGTTCTCAGAG GTCTAGCTCCAGCCGCGAACGAGGCGGCGATAGGGAGCGGGCGGATCGAGACCGTGAACGTTTCGACCGTGACGACCGGAGCAGCCGGACCCAAAACACCAAGCGGAGCTTTAGCAGAGAAACGGAGGAGCGCGGCGGGAGGGGTGGCGATAACCGGCCCTCTGCTGAGCCCATGCGGCGCGTGGCCAGCATGACGGACAGCCGCGACCGGGGTAGCAGAGATCGTGGCAGCAGAGATCGCAGCAGCAGAGACCGAGGAAGCAGAGATCGCAGCAGCAGAGACAGGGGAAGCCGAGACAGAGGTCCAAGCAAAGAGCTACCGG CCAAGCGCGAGAGTGCCCCCGCACCTCCTCCTTCACTTCCCGAACCAGCAATGTCAGAAGAGGCGATGGAGAAGAAATCCACGGCCATCGTTGACGAGTTTCTCCACATCAACGATTTTAAT GAGGCAATCCGGTGTGTGGAAGAGCTGAAAAGCAGCAGTGCGTTACTCTACGTGTTTGTGCGAAGGGGCATGGAGCAGACACTGGCACGCAGCAGCAAAGCGCGTGATCTCATTGGCACACTGCTGCCTAAACTCACCATGGCTGGAGCCTTGCCTATTCCGCAGTATTTCAAAGG GCTCTCACAGATCCTGGAGCTCGCTGAAGACATGGCAATAGACATTCCCCACATCTGGCTCTACTTGGCTGAAATCATTACCCCTACTCTCCTAGAGGGTAGCATCCCTATGGGGACACTCTTCAG GGAGATCTCAAAGCCTCTCCTACCACAGGGGAAGGCTGGTGTGCTACTGGTGCAAATCCTCCATTTGCTTTGCAAAGGAATG ACTCAAAGTAAGGTCGGGGCCCTGTGGCAAGAGGCAGGTTTGAACTGGACCGACTTCCTGCCCAAGGATGATGACGTCAATAAGTTTGTCACTGACAAG AAAGTGGAGTTCACAACTGGAGAGGGTCAGTCCAAGGAGAACACCAAGAAAGCACTGAGCGGAAATGAGCTCAGGCAAGAATTGGAGCGCCTCCTCCGCGATGAGGCTAGCGACCAGCGCATCAAAGACTGGGTGGAG GCCAATCTGGATGTGCAGCAGAGGTCCTCCAACCAGTTTCTACGTGCGCTCATGACTGCCGTGTGCCAGTTGGCCATCACAG CTGACCCGCATAAGGTGGGTGCGCCGCTGATCCTTAGCCGAGTCTCCCTGCTGAAGCACTTCCTGAGCGACGAGCAGAAAGAGCTGGAGGGGCTGTACGCCTTGCAGGCCCTCATGGTGCAAATGGAGCATCCTGCGA